The window CAGGACAATAGAGGACATCACTCTTCTTGAGAGGCCGCCCATCATCTTCATTCAGGGTCATCACGTAGATATCTCTCAGAGGCTGAGTGTCCTTCCTTTACCGATTTAGAGGGTGTCCTTAGGCCAATGTCTAAGGTCCCTGAAAAGCCAGAAGAATAAGTAAGGGCATTACTGGGGGCTCTCTAAGTCTCACAGCAAGCCCTGCAATTCTTCGTGTAATCCCTAAATTCTGGTGtgtttttcctctctgttttcaTTCACTGGGATCCTCTTCTTGGCTCCTCTTTGATTAAAGGCTTCCTGAGAAATGCCACATCCTTGAAAACTCGAGCAAATTTGCTATTGGAAATCTTGCAGAGATTGGTTCCCTGCACAGTAGTGAAGAGTGGCATAAATGGAGAACCTGCTGCCAAAGACAAGAAGCCCAACACGGGTAGTGGGCTGTCAGAAAACCAAGCTGATCTCATCCTTCTCTCCTTCAGCCACACCCAGAGGCTCATGTAACGTTGGTTCTGATACATCTACTTTCTACAGGCAGGGGTTCTCCAGGATGATTTTATGAGCTCCAATCTTTTCAGGTTATCTGTCTTGTATATGTCAGTGATTGTATTGTCACTGaatattatcttttccttttccttattcATACGTCTCACTTATTTTAGTATTCACATAGCTCTGGCTATACAGTCCAACTCAATGCTCTGGGCTCAGCATTATTCATTTTCTTACCTGAGAAACATTTTGTAGTGGAGAGAAGAACAGTGAATTAAGAGACACACGGTAAGCCTCTGGCTGGGAGGAGTGGTGGAACAGTGTGGGCTccagatggattcaaaccacgGGTCTGATGTAGCTTGCTCATGTACTAGACTTGCAAACTCAAACACATTACCAAACACTCTGAGCTCCAGGTTCTTCTTCTGGGAAGGGTGGTTGATAAGCCCTGTCTTCTAGGGAGGGTGCATTGTGTGCAAGGCATGAGAGAAGCACCTGGCAAAGTGACTGCACATATTGGGTCATTAAAGGATAGCACTGATTACTAGGATTACTTTGACACCACAAAATACCACCCACCCACctgagaattttttgttttctccaggGTTTGTATGAATACACAGTGCTCTAGGACAAAGAAaaccaaatgagaagaaatactACTTAGAAGGAAGAACTAAGTAATATTTTTCAATAACttcttgccgtcaagtcaattccaaccaaatgcaacctcatgtacaactgccctatagggtttccttggctatcaattttaaggaaacagattgccaggtctttcttctgcagtgccactgggtgggtttgcacTGCTAACATTTGTGTTACTAGTCAAGGTCAAAGCATTTTATCACTCATTAAGGAGTGTcatagttatccagtgctgttataacagatataccacaaggggaagctttaacaaatagaattttctcatagcttttttttttttaaggagcctagaaatctgaattcaggtgttggctctaggggaaagctttagCTCTTTGTTTgctatgggggaaggtccttgtccttctTCAACTTCTGTTTCTTGTTTCCTTGGAGGTCTCCTGTGGCATGGCGACTATCATTCTCCACTTGTGATTACTTGCTTGCTCGGTCACctcctttatatttcaaaagtgattggACTTAAGACaccccccagaaaaaaaaaaacacttctgtccagaagattctgactcacagggatgcaacaggacagagtagaaatgccccatagggtttccaagattgtaaatctttacagaagctgactgccatatctttctcccctggagaagGTGTGGGGTTGACTCAAGACGCTCATACAATCCCTGTCTTTAACATAACAACATGTATTCCCAAATGGCGTTATAACCATGGTTATTGGGTCTTTATTTACAGCACCTCTTTCTGGGTGACATGGCGGGTAAACTCAATCCATATCAGGGGGTATATTTTGAATGCGCATGTGGGTAGACTGTCCCAGTTTAATGCAACACAAAGCTCCTAGAAGTGCTGTCAAAGACCAACAATTTCCCCTCCCAACTGCCCTTGTATCTATGTCACCCTAGGTTTCATTACCACAGCCAAAAGTCCAGTCTTCACTTGGTGTTTGCCAAATGACACTCAAGACAAACTCATTCTACTGCCCTTTCAATGGCATGGCTTCTGGCTCCCCCAACCAAAGGCAAAAAGCTACTAACACTGGCTTCCTTACACGGAGTATCTCCCTATTTCTCAGAAACCCTGGAAATAAAGTGCATAACACACTCAGTCAGCAGTCATGTTCAAGAGCACTGGGACAAGAACAGCAGACACCTTCTAGTCCTTCCCAGGGGGGATTTCTCTCTGGTTTCCCCCCAATCCCAGAGGCAGTGTGAAGAGCTGGTTTCCATTCCAGGCACAGTGCTTCCACACTGAGACATATGATGGGAGTATCTGACCCTGCGCACCCCTCCCACAGCCTCATATggactcacccccacccccaaccccacccctacCTGCTCTTCTCACCCCCTGCCCTTCCCTGCCCTATGTTTCCTAACTTAAAATTCCCCCAGCCCAGACTGAGAGATCAGAGTTTCCCAACGCCCCAAATTGCCCTTCCTTGGGGTATTTACGCTAGAGGGAACCCTGAAGTGCTCACTCCTTTTGTATCAGTCCTGAGGTCTTGGAGAGTATCTCAACCTCATTTCATACCTGCTGTTAGACTCTAAAATCTAAACACATGCTGCCACACCTTTGCTTAAAGGGCCCCATTACTAGCATGAAGCCTTCCAAAGGGCAGACGCTCAATTACTGTTTGGGGAAAATAAGAGGCAGGGAACAAGAGGTCAAATCATcacaatttattttctcccacatccttaaaTAAGCTAAACAAATCCAAGCACGTGAATGTTCTACTTTTACCAAATGGAATAAGGGAAACCAAGAATTGACCAACTTTTATGGTCTTCTGCCTCTACCTTGTGATCCCAACTAACTCTTGTGGATATCTTTAGTATTTCCAAGAACATCCCTATTCCGATACCATGTTAACTAGTTCTGGATTCATAAGAAAAGATTCAAAGATTTTCAATTTGTTTTACCCAACACAAAACTCTTCCTCCTAAATCTGAAAGACAACTATAAATGCATGAGATGAATTTAGATTCTGAATCTTAATAAATCTGCAATTAAAAGGaacatttgaaaaatacaaaaaaacaagCTAAATCTATAAGTCACTCAACTATAACAGGAATACAAGAAGACATACATGTGCCCCCTCCAGCCCCATGTTGCCTGCACTATTTAGAAGGTTAACAGCCATTTGCAACCAAAAAGTGAAAAATCTGCATCAGACTTCACTAAGGATGGGAGGACCAGCTGCACTCTCCCTGTCACTAGACCCGGCCCTGGCCTCAGGACAAGCCCCAGCCCATTCTCCTCCTGTGGCTGTCTCTTCCTCATCTCCCCAAGCTTCTTTATACAGAGCTTGGAAGGCACCGGAGTTGGTATCCTGGACCTTGTCCGAAAACTCCAGGACTTTTGTCTTGCTGGCTTCAGCTTGGGCTCTGGGACCCCACAGGAATTCGTAGCATGGAGGATCACTGTTGGGCACCTGCCTGTACTCCAGGTACTTTGCCTGCACCAAATCTTTGGTAAGGAGCTTCCGGGGCTCCCCAAAGATGAAGTGCGTCTTCCCATCGTACATCCCAAACACATTCAGGAATTCCCACATCTCCTCCTCAGTGGCCCGGTTGCCATTCATGGAGATCATGGCCAGGAGAGGCATCAGGAGCCCAGTCTTGGGAAACCCCCTGCCACCACTCAGATTCTCTTCCTCGGTGATCTCCAACTTGCTGACAAGGGTATAGGATTGACCTTTGGAATCCACTTCCTTCACGTCAAGGCCAAAGACCAGCTCTATGTACTCAGAGGCTCTCCTCAGGATCTCAGGGAAGTGCTCCTTGTACCTTTTGttgatgatcttcatcatttttcccttGGTAATGCGCTCTTGCATCTCATACTTGGACAGCAGAAACTGCGACAACATGATCACCCTCCTGGTTAGAGGGTCTCTACGTGACCTCTCATTGGGGGCTCGGGCAGAAGAGGGACCTCCCTCATCTTGGCCCTCGGCCCCTCTAGGAGCTCTTCTGCCCGAAGTACCTGCAGCAGCAGTGGTGGTGGATGGGCCTCTCTGAGACCCCTGGGGAGTGCGAACAGCAGGGAAGCTCTGGGGAGGCCCCCCaaaagaaggagaggaagaggacGGGGACCTCTCCTCCTCTGCTGCAGTGGCCTGAGCACTGTTGACACTGTGGGTGTCTCCAAAAGCCTGGCGACGTTTCTCACGGGAACGGAGCTTACTCTTATGACCTCGAGGCATGATGACTGCTCAAGGATAGCAGGcaggagagtggaaggagggcAGGTGATGCAGTCCCACAGGAAGATGGAGGCTGAAAGGATGTGTGCCCTGTAGCAGAGAGATGCCTCCTTAGCTTTCACAACGGATGCCTCTGCAGGATCCTTGAGCACACTGCTGTAGAACCTGACAAAGCTCCAGTTGTCCCGGTCAGGACCCtgtaaagaaaattagaagaaggaTTAGGTTTTAGATTGCCAGCCCTGCTTGGGGCTTATTGGAGTGACAGCAGGGGCTGGCTCTAGCAACTCTTTGTGCTGGGATATTAGGGATTCTTCTAATGTCACTCATACAGCCATCATATCATCTGCCGGCAAGGCCAGGGCACCTCGCCTCTACTACTCTGACCCTGAAACCTCAAATCCCTCTGGGACCCACAAGCAGAAACTGAAGGAGCAGGTCAGCCACCACTCCTGGCAGGGTGTCTCAATGACGACAGCACATCGGGGCCTGTTCTGTCTGGGGTTCCCTGGAGATCTCAGTTCTCCACCAGGGTCTTCACCATGGCTGCCCCCTTTTACCAGGTCCCTCACCTCCCCGACATGCCCTGGGAGTTAGTGACTACAACTCACTAAATAACCATACCCAGGTTCTCCAGGTCCAAAGGCAGTGTTGGGGCTCAATGTTTCCCCCTTTCTTCTGGGAGGAGTCACCTCATCAGAACTCAGTATCCTCACCTTGACTCCCATTAGACACCATGTCTCTTGCCTCTGCAGAATACCCTGTTGgtacccattactgtcaagtcgattccaactcatagcaaccctataggacacagtagaactgccccatggagtttccaagaagcgcctggtggatttgaactgcccacctctgggttagcagccatagtacttaaccattacaccaccaggatttcctctccTGAATAAGCCTCTCCGTTACTCCAAGGACTTCATGTCCCTGAGACCATCTGTCCGTAGGAACAAACCAGGGGCACCTCAGCCTGATACCTCTGCCCGtggctgccctgggccaacagcagCGGGAGGCTTTTCTGCCTCCTCCTCTCTTTTTGGGGGAAGGGAGAAGACGGGTTAATTTCCTATTGCCTTCTAAAGGATTTTTACCTTGACTCCCACCAGTTTCTGGGATCCCTCCATCTCCTGAATTGGGGCTTAAACAAAGGCGCTCATCTCCCTGAGATACTCGAGGCAGAAGTCTAGAGTCCCTGGAACTTTCCAGATTTGGCCTGGGCTTCCAGGACTAATGGCATTAGCAGAGCCCACTGCAATCCTCCCCAAAAGGTTGAGTGTTCCCAGTACCTCAGTCATGTCTTCCCTTCACTCTGTACTATTCCCGGGACCCCACCCTCTGCTGTCATGAGGCCACATCCCTGAAAGATCACACCCTTCTGAGACTCAGAGTTGAAAATCTGAGTGAGCCACATCCTTTGCAGGCTGTTTTGGGAATC is drawn from Loxodonta africana isolate mLoxAfr1 chromosome X, mLoxAfr1.hap2, whole genome shotgun sequence and contains these coding sequences:
- the LOC135228827 gene encoding melanoma-associated antigen B2-like; the encoded protein is MPRGHKSKLRSREKRRQAFGDTHSVNSAQATAAEEERSPSSSSPSFGGPPQSFPAVRTPQGSQRGPSTTTAAAGTSGRRAPRGAEGQDEGGPSSARAPNERSRRDPLTRRVIMLSQFLLSKYEMQERITKGKMMKIINKRYKEHFPEILRRASEYIELVFGLDVKEVDSKGQSYTLVSKLEITEEENLSGGRGFPKTGLLMPLLAMISMNGNRATEEEMWEFLNVFGMYDGKTHFIFGEPRKLLTKDLVQAKYLEYRQVPNSDPPCYEFLWGPRAQAEASKTKVLEFSDKVQDTNSGAFQALYKEAWGDEEETATGGEWAGACPEARAGSSDRESAAGPPILSEV